From Verrucomicrobiota bacterium:
CCGAGGATACGCCCGCGATTGAAGCGACCTCCGGCGGGGTCGAGATCCGCAATCTGATTTTGAAGGGCAATCCGATCGTGCCCGAAGGCAAGAAGCCCATCGCGGGAATTCGCTTCTACACGGACGATGCCATCGGCAAGCGGCATCCGCACCAGATGAGCTTTGAGACAGACATGATGCCGCCTAACCAGGGCGCTGCAGGGAACAGCCTCTCCGCCGTCCTTTCGAGCATCGCGGGCAAATCGTGGGCGCACCGTCCGCTCCACCGCCGCGAATCACACACCTGCCGCCGCAGCCGCCATCGCGGATCATGCCAAAGGGCAGTCCGCCGGCGACGCGGCCATCTGCCGGGTGTTGCGGCAGGGGATTGACGCGAAGATTCTGCGTCGCTGGCTCAAGCATGCTCGAACGAGCGTTTTCGACAGCGTGGGCTTCTTCAAGAAACTCAGGGAAGAGCAAAGAGAGCGCGCGAAGTGACGGCGAGCGCGTTCGCCCACGACGGGCGCCGTGTTGATTCCAGGGCAGGTTCGATACCCGGTGCTGACATCCCGCGGTGTCGCGCTACACTCGCCGCGTGATTGGAACCGCCGCCGCGCTCGCCGCGCTGCTTCCGCGCCTCAGCGCCGCCGAGTGGCTCGCCCTCGACACCGAGGCCGACAGCCTTCACGCCTACCCGGAAAAAATCTGCCTCATCCAGATCAGCATCGCGGGGGCGGATGAACTCGTCGACCCGCTCACGGGCATCGAACTGAATCCGCTGTGGGCGGCGTTGCGCGGTCGCGGGTTGATTCTGCACGGGGCGGACTACGATCTGCGGCTGTTCCACGAGCACCACCGGTTCCGTCCGCATGAAGTTTTCGACACGATGATCGCCGCGCGACTCGCGGGCGTGGAGCGGTTCGGGCTCGGCGATCTGGTGGAGCTTTTCCTCGGGGTGAAACTGGACAAGGCCCCGCAGAAGGCCAACTGGGCGATGCGGCCGCTTTCCCAGCGCCTGCTCGACTACGCGCGGCGCGACACGCATCACCTGAAGGCGCTGTCCGACATGCTCATCACGCGCCTGCGCGAGCAAGGTCGTCTTGGTTGGTGCGAGGAATCCTGCGCGAAGCTCGTTGCAGATTGCGCGCGCGATCCGGTGGTGGACGAGGACGAGGTCTGGCGGCTCAAGGGAAGCGGCCGGCTCAGCCGCCCCGCGCTCGCGGTGTTGCGGGAGGTCTGGCACTGGCGCGAGCGCGAGGCGCTGGCGTGGAACCGGCCGCCGTTCTTCGTGCTGATGCACGACTTGGTCGTGTCTGTCGCGAACGCGGCGGCCCACGGAGGGCCGTGGGAGGATTTCCTGCCGCGACGCTGGCCGCCGCGGCGGTTCGAATCCTTGCGCGAGGCCGTGCGACGCGGACTCGCCGCGCCGCACGACCGGCAACCGGCGCAAGTCCGGCATGTGGCGCGTCATCCAACGGCTGCGGAGAAACGACGGTTCGAGGAACTCAAGCTTCGCCGCGACCGGAAGGCGGGCGAGTTGCGGATTGATCCGACGCTGATCGCGAGCCGCGTGACGCTGGACGAACTCGCGCGCGGCGGAGACGCGGCTTGGGCCGGGTTGATGTGCTGGCAGCGGGAGTTGCTGCGGTAGCGCGCCGGCGCCGGGGCGCTGGGGGCGGATCACCGCACAATCTCGAAGGCGTAGCCTTTCAAATACTCCGACTCAGGGATCATCGGGATCACCGGATGGTCGGGCGGTTGATTGAAGACAGCGACGCGGCGGAGGATGCGCTGGCGGTCGTAGGCGGCGGACAGGATGGTGTCCATGAACAACTGCGTCGAGACGTGGTGCGAGCAGCAGAATGTCGCGAGTATGCCGCCGGGCTTGAGCAGTTGCAGCGCGCGGACGTGGATTTCCTTGTAGCCGCGCAAAGCGTTCGGGACGGTTTCTCGTGTGCGCGTGAAGGACGGGGGGTCGAGGATGATGGCGTCCCAGCGCGGGATCAGCTTTTCGTTGGGCCTGGCCACGGTGTGTGCCTTGAGCCAGTCGAACACGTTTGTCGCCTCAAACGAGCATTTTTCAGTGAGGTCATTTGCGCTGGCATTGGCCCGAGCGACCGCCAGCGCATCGTCGCTTTGGTCGAGTCCCAGCACGTGCGCCGCGCCGGCGCGCGCCGCGTGCAGGGCGAATCCGCCGTGGAAGGTGAAGCAGTCGAGGACCTGGCTGCCGGGCCGCTGCCCGATGAGTCTGGCCACCGCCTCGTAGTTGAGCTGCTGGTCGAGGTAGAGCCCGGTCTTGTGTCCCGCGGTGAGGTCAGCGGCGAACTTGAGCCCGTTGAGGCCGACGGTCACCTGCGTCACGGCGCGCCCGACCAGCACGGCGGAGGCGTCCTCCATGCCTTCGAATTTCCGCGCCGCGAGGTCGTTGCGCTCGATGACGGCGCGCGGGTTCAGCACGGCGCGCAACGCGACGCTGATTTCCTTCTTGCGCTGATCCATGCCGAGCGAGGACACCTGCATCACGAGCACGTCCTCGTATTTGTCCACGATGAGGCCGCTGAGGAAGTCGCCCTCGGCATTGACGACTCGAAAGCTGGTCGCGCCCGGCATGTGGCGCTGGCGGACGGAAAGCGCGGCGCGGATGCGTTCCTCGAAGAACGCGGCGTTTGCCTCCACGCGGTCGTGTGCGAGGATGCGCACTGCGATCTTGGCCTTGGAGTTGAAAAACCCCACGCCGAGCATGCGCTGGCGGTGGTCCTTGACCTGCACGAGCTGGCCCTCGTCGGGCGGCTGCGTGACGCGGAGGACGGAGTTCGCGTAAACCCACGGATGGCCGGCGATGATGCGGTCGGCCTCGCCCGGGCGAAGGAGGATGGTCGGGAGTGATGTCATGGATTGTAAACAGTGACGGACGGTTGAGAGCCCGCATGGACTGCACTCGCGCGCGGGGCTCATTCGCGCGCACGGTGACGGGCGTCGGCTAGGCGGCCTTGAACCGGGACGCGAGCCGATCGATCCGGCTCGCGAGGCCGAAGTCCTTCGCGGTCAAGCCGCCCTCGCTGTGCGTCGAGAGTGCAAGGGTGACCTGGTTCCAGCGGATGTCGATGTCCGGGTGGTGATTGGCTTTCTCTGCCGCGACGGCAACGGCGTTGACAAACTTCATCGCGGCAACGAAGTCCGCGAACTCGCATGAGCGGACGATGTTGCGGCCGCTCTTGCGCCATGCTGGAACCAAAGCGAGAGCGACCTTGAGTTCGGATGCGTTGAGACGGGGCATCGGCGAGTGTTCAGGGTTTAGTATTCGGTGAGGACAGGGTTCGAGTGTCAGTGCCGCATGCCGGTTTGGTTCGAACATCCGGCTGCGGACACTGAACATCGAATACGAATGTTCCGGGAGCTACTGCGGCTGCGCTTCGGCCTCGGGGGCGGGCGTCACGGCTGGCGCGCCCCCGGCTTTTTCGCGCTCTTCCATCGCGGCCTTGCGGCTGAAGCGCAAGCGGCCGCGCTCGTCGTTGCCGAGGCATTTGACGGGGATTTCGTCGCCGACCTGCACGACTTCATCGGCGCGCTTGGGGCGGAAGTTCGCAAGTTCGCTGATGTGGCAGAGGCCTTCCTTGCCGGGGAGGTATTCGACGAAGACTCCAAAGTCTTTGATCGAAATCACCTTGGCGCGGTAGATTTTTCCTTCCTCGGCTTGCGGACCGGATTCCTCGCCGTTGGATTCCTTGCGGTCGCGCCCGCCGCGTCCGCCGCGATCGCCTCGGTCACGGCCGCGCGGGCCGCGGTCGCCTCGGTCGGGCCGGTCGCCCGAGGGTTCGCCGGAGTCGGGGCCTTCGGTCGGCGCGCCCATGCTCTCGCCGCGCTCGATCATCGCCGCCTTGCGGCTGAGGCGCACGCGGCCCTTTTCATCGACGCCGAGGCACTTGACCCAGATGTCGTCGCCCATTTTGACGATGTCCTCGGTCTTGCGCACGTGGAAGTCGGCGAGTTCGCTGACGTGGACGAGGCCGTCCTGGCCGGGGAGGAATTCGACGAAGCAGCCGAAGTCCTTGATGGTGACGACGCGGCCCTTGTAGATCTTGCCGATCTCGGCTTCGGCGGACATGCCTTCGATCTGCTCGCGCGCGATGGCCAGGCCCTCGGCGCTGATGGAGTAGATGTTGACCGTGCCGTCGTCCTCGATGTTGATCTCGCAGCCGGATTCCTCGACGAGGCGCTTGATGTTCTTGCCGCCGGGCCCGATGAGGGCGCCGATTTTTTCGGGGTTGATCTTGAGGGTGACGATGCGCGGGGCGTATTGGCTGAGTTCGGTGCGCGGGGCGGCGATGATCTTCGCCATGTCGGCGAGGATTGAGAGGCGGGCGATGCGGGCCTTTTCGACGGCTTCGGCCATGATGTCCATGGGCAGGCCGCGGAGTTTGAGGTCGAGTTGGAAGCCGGTGATGCCTTTGTCGGTGCCGGCGATCTTGCAGTCCATGTCGCAGAAGGCGTCTTCCCAGCCGATGATGTCGGTGAGCAGTCGGTAGCGGGCGATCTTGTCGGAATCATCGTGCTCGGTGCAGATGCCGACGCTGATGCCGGCGACGGGCCGGGTGATGGGGACGCCGGCGTCCATGAGCGCGAGCGTCGCGCCGCAGACGGAGGCCATGGAGGTGGAGCCGTTGGACTCCATGATTTCGCTGGTGACGCGGACCGCGTAGGGGAAGTTCGCGAACGGAACGACCGGCTCGACGCTGCGTTCGGCGAGCGCGCCGTGCCCGATCTCGCGGCGGCCGGGACCGCTGATGCGGCCGGTCTCGCCGACGGAGAAGTTCGGGAAGTTGTAGTGGAGGATGAACTGCTTCTTGGTGGTGCCACCGGTCCACGCGTCGAATTCCTGGGAATCCTCGGTCGTGCCGAGGGTGACGAGCGTAATCGCCTGTGTTTCGCCGCGGCAAAACATGGCCGAGCCGTGGGCGCGCGGGAGCAGGCCGACTTCGCCGGAGATGGGGCGAATCTGCTCGCTGTTGCGTCCGTCGAGGCGCTTGGCGTCGTCGAGGATGAGCTTCCGGACGGCTTCCTTTTGGATGTAGTAGAAGGCGTTGCTCACGACGAAGTCGTTGATGACTTCCTCGCCGTGCTTTTCCTTGAGCTTGGCGCCGACTTCGTTGGAGATGGCCTTGCAGGCGGCTTCGCGGTTGAGTTTGCCGGGGGTGAGGAGCGCGGGAACCATGCGGTCGCCCGCGAGCCCCTTGGCTTCCTGGAGGATTTCCTCGGGGACGATGGTGACGGTGATGTCGCGCTTCTTCTTGCCGGCCTTGGCGGCGAGTTCCTGCTGCGCGGCGATGAGCGGCTGGCAGCAATCGTGCGCGAACTTGAGCGAGGCCATGAAGTCGGCCTCCGGGATTTCCTTCGCGGAGCCTTCATACATGACCACATCCGTGGCGTTGCCGACGTAGACGAGGTCGAGGTCGCTCTCGGCCTGCTGGGAGTGGGTGGGGTTGGCGATGAATTGGCCGTTGACGCGGCCGACGCGCACGGCTCCGAGCGGTCCGGCCCACGGGATGTCGCTGACTGACAGCGCGGCGCTTGCGCCGACGATGGAGAGGATGTCCGGGTCGTTCTCGCCGTCTGCTGACAGCAGCACGGTTTGGACCTGGACTTCATTATACCAGCCCTTCGGGAAGAGCGGACGGATGGGGCGGTCGGTGAGGCGGCAGGTGAGGATTTCCTTTTCAGTGGGGCGGCCTTCGCGTTTGAAGTAGCCGCCGGGGAACTTGCCGACGGCGGCGGCCTTCTCGCGATAGTCCACCGTGAGCGGGAAGAAATCCTGCCCTGGCTTGGCTTTGGTGGCGGCGACGGCGGCGACGATGACGATCGTGTCGCCGAGTTGAACTGTAACGGCGCCGTCGGCCTGCTTGGCGAGTTTGCCGGTTTCGATGTGGATTTGGGCTTGTCCGACTTGGACGCTGACTTTCTCTGGCATTGTGGTTTGGATGCGCCCCCCGGCCTTGAGTGACTTCAGTGAGCACCTGACCAATGCGGGTGCTGAGTGAAATGACTCCGGCCGGTGGGCGCGTTTGGTGGGCGACTGTTGTTTTGGGTTGAGGGATTGGTCCCGGGTCGCTCGATTCCGGGGAAATCCGATGCCGCAGCAGGGGAACGCCATCGGGGCGGGCTGCCGCGGCAAAATGGGTTAGCGGCGCAACTTGAGCTTCTTGGTGATGGCCGTGTAGCGGCTCGAGTCGGTGTCGTGCAAATAGTCCAGCAGGCGGCGGCGCTGGCCGACCATCTTGAGCAGGCCGCGGCGGGAGCTGTGGTCCTTGACGTTTCCTTGCAGGTGCTGGGTCAGGTGGTTGATGCGCTCGGTGAGCAGGGCGATTTGAACGTCGGCCGACCCGGTGTCTTGCTCGTGAACGCGGAAATCTGCAATCAGTTTGTTCTTGATCGTCGTGGTGTTCATACAGGTCGGCAGTTCGATAAGGGGCGCCAGAATAGGGAGGTGCCTGGGTGGTGTAAAGCAATTCCTCCGAAAAACTGCCCGGGCGACCAGGGAGCTTGCGGCTGCCTTGCGCCCTGATTTGGTGGAGCCGAGGAGGCTCGAACTCCTGACCCCCACAATGCCATTGTGGTGCTCTACCAACTGAGCTACGACCCCAAATCCAAAAAGCGCGGCCAATCTAGTGAGCGCACTCCGGAAGTCAAAAGGAAATTCCCCCGGGCCGCGCTTTCGCCCGTCACGCACTCGCTCACGCGCCCCGCAAGTCTCTGTGCGCATTGGCCCGGGTGATTTTTCGCTTTTGCCTGCCAGGGGTTTGGCGTTCAATCCCGCCAGCCCTCGACCGCATCATGAAACTTCGACGAATCGCCGCCGGATTGCTGGCGCTCATCGCCGCGTTCGCCATTGCCGCCCCCGCCCCCGCCGCGGATTACCAACCGACGGTCGGCTTGCAGACGTGGACGTGCCGCAACATGAATTTCGACCAGGTCGTCGAGTTCGCCGTGAAGCACAACCTCAAGCAAATCCAGATGATCGGCAATCACATGAGCCCGGCGGCGCCGCGCGAGGAGACGCTCCGCAAGAAGGCCGTGCTCGATGCGAAGGGGCTCACGTGTTACACGTTCGGCGTGGCGGGCACGTCGGCGAACAAGGAGGAGAACCGGAAGCTGTTTGAGTTCGCCAAGCTCATGGGCATCAAGGTCATCATCGTCGAACCGAAGAACGACGCGGCGCTGTGGGACGGCCTGGAGGAGTTGGTGAAGGAATACGACATCAAGCTGGCCATCCATAACCACGGGCTCGAGTCCGTCTACGGCTCGCCGGAGAAAGTGTGGTCCGTGCTCAAGAACCGGGACAAGCGGATCGGTGTGTGCATGGACGTCGGCCACATCACGGGCGCGGGCTTCGACGCCGCGAAGGCGTTCCGCGAATACGGGGGACGCGTTTACGACATCCACCTCAAGGACAAGAAGTCGGAGAAGACCGCCGACGGCAAGAAGGTCATCCTGGACGTGATGGTGGGCACGGGCGAGGCGAACTACGCGGGGTTGCTGGCCGAGTTGAAGAAGGCGAAGTGGCCAGGCGTGATGGCGATCGAGACGGACAACGCGACCTTCGCAAAGGAGCCGACCGAGTTCGTCGCGGGTGCCATCAAGTTCGTGAAGGAGAACGCGAAGTAGTGTTCGCGCAAGAGCCCGCCCTCCGGTGAAGTCGGACATCGCGGCGCGCGCCGGGATCACGGTTTCGGGGCGCCGAGCACGGGTTTGGTGGCGTCGAGCCCGAGCGCGAGCACACTGTAAGTGAAGAGTGCCCCCGCGCAGACCATGAAGACGATGCGCTGTCCGGCCTCGCCGCTTTGGCCGAGCTTCATCAACTCCGGCACGAGCATCGACATCGCGGATGCGCCGAGGTTGCCCCACATGTTGCCCCAGCCGAACGCCGCGGCTGTCGCGCGTCCGCCCACATCCTGCATGAACGCCCAGATCGCGGGATTTCCCATGTCCACCGCGAACGACACGACGGCGCAGCACGCGACCACGCCCCACGCGGAATCCATCCGGAGGCACACGAGATAGGCCGAGCCGGCGAGCAGCCCCGAGGCGGACATCGGCAGCACGCGTCCCCACCGCAGGCCGAAGGTGCGCACACTCAAGTCCGCGAGCCAGCCGCCGATGAGTTGCCCGGCCATTCCGAACGCCAGCGCGATGGTCACCATCCGGCCTCCGTCCACGTCCTCAACGCCCTTGTGTTCCTTCAGGTAGATCGGCAGCCACGTCACGAGGAACACCCATCCGACGTTTACGAGCCACTGACCTGCTGCGTTCAACCACAGGCTCCGGCTGCGGCAGAACGCCCAGAGCATCGAGAACAGTTCGCGCGGTGGCACGGGCTTCTCGACGGGAGGCTGGCCGATGAGCGCGCGCTCGGCCGGGTTGCAACCGGGATGTTCCTCCGGCCGGTCGCGGACGATCCGCCAGTAAATCGCGGCGATGACCAACCCGATGGCGGCGTCCACCCACAACGGCCGCCGCCAGTGTCCGAGCGCCACGACCATCCACGCCGTGAGGAATGGCGCCAGCGTGCCGCCCATCCTCCCACCCAGCGCGACCAGTGAACTCGACTTGGCGCGCGACGTGAGGGGAATCCACCGCCGGATCACCGCGCCGCTTGCGGGATACGCGCCCGCCTGCGCCGCGCCGCACAGCAGGCGCATCGCCATCAATCCCGTGAAGCTCGACACCAACCCGGTGAAGCCCGTGAACACCGACCACAGCACGATGTAGGCGGTGAGCATTTTGCGCGCGCCGAAGCGGTCGCTCGCCCAGCCCGCCGGCACTTGAAACAGCGCGTAGGAAAGAAAGAACGCCCCCATCACGCGGCCGATTTCCTCCTTCGTCAGCATCACATCGCCCTTGAAGGACGCCGACTTCACAATCTCCGCGAGGCAGATGCGGTCAAGGTAGAGGATGAACGCCATCATCATGCTCACCGCAATGATGCGGTGGCGCACGTTGGAGGGCGTGGACGGACTCATGGCGCAGTCAGGCAGAGCCGGAAACACCGGCGCGCTTCTCCGTCGCCTGGATCAATCCCCGCATGTAACCGTAGGCGAACAGTCGTCCGAGCATGGTGTAACCGGGTTCGCCGTCCTCCTCACCGATGAGTTGCGGCACATGATCGGGCCGCATGGGGCCGGTGAAACCCGTCTCCCGATACGCAGCCATCGCGGCGACCATGTCCGTCGGCCCGTCATCGTGGAAGGTCTCGACAAACTGCGCCGGCCCTCGGCCCCGCACGTCGCGGAAGTGCACGTAGCGAATGTGCGGCCCAAGCCGGCGGATCGTGGCGGGAATATCCACACCCATCGCGGCAAACGTGCCCTGGCAAAAACAAATCCCGTTGTTCCGGCTGGGCACCAGGCGGACAAGACGTTCAAAACTCTCGACGCAATTCAGGATCCGCGCCTTCCCGCGGAACTCCGGCAGTGGCGGATCATCCGGATGCATCGCGAGCATCACCCCGCATTCCTCGGCCACCGGAATCACTTCGACAAGAAACCGCTCGAGGTTCTTCCACAGGGATTCCGCCGACACCCGCTCGGAGTCGATGACGGACGCCGTCGCACTCAACGACACGGCGCGCTCCGCTGCTGCGAGGTTGAACTCCGTCACACGCGCCCCACCGCGCGCGGGGACATCCAGCCGGGTGCGGACCCAGTCTGTGCCCGCCATGAAGTTGGTGCAGAGGATCGGCACACCGAGCCGGCCCATCTGGCGGATGAGCGCCTTCATCGCGGCCAACCCGGTGCCGTCGTCGCGTCCGACCTTCAGCCGCTCGATGGGAAGAAAGCCTTCAACAATGGCCAGCCGGAGTCCGTGGGATTCGATCCGCTGTTTGACG
This genomic window contains:
- a CDS encoding 4a-hydroxytetrahydrobiopterin dehydratase gives rise to the protein MPRLNASELKVALALVPAWRKSGRNIVRSCEFADFVAAMKFVNAVAVAAEKANHHPDIDIRWNQVTLALSTHSEGGLTAKDFGLASRIDRLASRFKAA
- a CDS encoding ribonuclease D, whose protein sequence is MSRYTRRVIGTAAALAALLPRLSAAEWLALDTEADSLHAYPEKICLIQISIAGADELVDPLTGIELNPLWAALRGRGLILHGADYDLRLFHEHHRFRPHEVFDTMIAARLAGVERFGLGDLVELFLGVKLDKAPQKANWAMRPLSQRLLDYARRDTHHLKALSDMLITRLREQGRLGWCEESCAKLVADCARDPVVDEDEVWRLKGSGRLSRPALAVLREVWHWREREALAWNRPPFFVLMHDLVVSVANAAAHGGPWEDFLPRRWPPRRFESLREAVRRGLAAPHDRQPAQVRHVARHPTAAEKRRFEELKLRRDRKAGELRIDPTLIASRVTLDELARGGDAAWAGLMCWQRELLR
- the pnp gene encoding polyribonucleotide nucleotidyltransferase yields the protein MPEKVSVQVGQAQIHIETGKLAKQADGAVTVQLGDTIVIVAAVAATKAKPGQDFFPLTVDYREKAAAVGKFPGGYFKREGRPTEKEILTCRLTDRPIRPLFPKGWYNEVQVQTVLLSADGENDPDILSIVGASAALSVSDIPWAGPLGAVRVGRVNGQFIANPTHSQQAESDLDLVYVGNATDVVMYEGSAKEIPEADFMASLKFAHDCCQPLIAAQQELAAKAGKKKRDITVTIVPEEILQEAKGLAGDRMVPALLTPGKLNREAACKAISNEVGAKLKEKHGEEVINDFVVSNAFYYIQKEAVRKLILDDAKRLDGRNSEQIRPISGEVGLLPRAHGSAMFCRGETQAITLVTLGTTEDSQEFDAWTGGTTKKQFILHYNFPNFSVGETGRISGPGRREIGHGALAERSVEPVVPFANFPYAVRVTSEIMESNGSTSMASVCGATLALMDAGVPITRPVAGISVGICTEHDDSDKIARYRLLTDIIGWEDAFCDMDCKIAGTDKGITGFQLDLKLRGLPMDIMAEAVEKARIARLSILADMAKIIAAPRTELSQYAPRIVTLKINPEKIGALIGPGGKNIKRLVEESGCEINIEDDGTVNIYSISAEGLAIAREQIEGMSAEAEIGKIYKGRVVTIKDFGCFVEFLPGQDGLVHVSELADFHVRKTEDIVKMGDDIWVKCLGVDEKGRVRLSRKAAMIERGESMGAPTEGPDSGEPSGDRPDRGDRGPRGRDRGDRGGRGGRDRKESNGEESGPQAEEGKIYRAKVISIKDFGVFVEYLPGKEGLCHISELANFRPKRADEVVQVGDEIPVKCLGNDERGRLRFSRKAAMEEREKAGGAPAVTPAPEAEAQPQ
- a CDS encoding TIM barrel protein; the encoded protein is MRLASVLTPLSDYHLTLAAQCGVEDITIRYPGPAEADLLAVKQRIESHGLRLAIVEGFLPIERLKVGRDDGTGLAAMKALIRQMGRLGVPILCTNFMAGTDWVRTRLDVPARGGARVTEFNLAAAERAVSLSATASVIDSERVSAESLWKNLERFLVEVIPVAEECGVMLAMHPDDPPLPEFRGKARILNCVESFERLVRLVPSRNNGICFCQGTFAAMGVDIPATIRRLGPHIRYVHFRDVRGRGPAQFVETFHDDGPTDMVAAMAAYRETGFTGPMRPDHVPQLIGEEDGEPGYTMLGRLFAYGYMRGLIQATEKRAGVSGSA
- a CDS encoding sugar phosphate isomerase/epimerase, producing MKLRRIAAGLLALIAAFAIAAPAPAADYQPTVGLQTWTCRNMNFDQVVEFAVKHNLKQIQMIGNHMSPAAPREETLRKKAVLDAKGLTCYTFGVAGTSANKEENRKLFEFAKLMGIKVIIVEPKNDAALWDGLEELVKEYDIKLAIHNHGLESVYGSPEKVWSVLKNRDKRIGVCMDVGHITGAGFDAAKAFREYGGRVYDIHLKDKKSEKTADGKKVILDVMVGTGEANYAGLLAELKKAKWPGVMAIETDNATFAKEPTEFVAGAIKFVKENAK
- a CDS encoding class I SAM-dependent rRNA methyltransferase, with protein sequence MTSLPTILLRPGEADRIIAGHPWVYANSVLRVTQPPDEGQLVQVKDHRQRMLGVGFFNSKAKIAVRILAHDRVEANAAFFEERIRAALSVRQRHMPGATSFRVVNAEGDFLSGLIVDKYEDVLVMQVSSLGMDQRKKEISVALRAVLNPRAVIERNDLAARKFEGMEDASAVLVGRAVTQVTVGLNGLKFAADLTAGHKTGLYLDQQLNYEAVARLIGQRPGSQVLDCFTFHGGFALHAARAGAAHVLGLDQSDDALAVARANASANDLTEKCSFEATNVFDWLKAHTVARPNEKLIPRWDAIILDPPSFTRTRETVPNALRGYKEIHVRALQLLKPGGILATFCCSHHVSTQLFMDTILSAAYDRQRILRRVAVFNQPPDHPVIPMIPESEYLKGYAFEIVR
- the rpsO gene encoding 30S ribosomal protein S15 gives rise to the protein MNTTTIKNKLIADFRVHEQDTGSADVQIALLTERINHLTQHLQGNVKDHSSRRGLLKMVGQRRRLLDYLHDTDSSRYTAITKKLKLRR
- a CDS encoding MFS transporter; protein product: MSPSTPSNVRHRIIAVSMMMAFILYLDRICLAEIVKSASFKGDVMLTKEEIGRVMGAFFLSYALFQVPAGWASDRFGARKMLTAYIVLWSVFTGFTGLVSSFTGLMAMRLLCGAAQAGAYPASGAVIRRWIPLTSRAKSSSLVALGGRMGGTLAPFLTAWMVVALGHWRRPLWVDAAIGLVIAAIYWRIVRDRPEEHPGCNPAERALIGQPPVEKPVPPRELFSMLWAFCRSRSLWLNAAGQWLVNVGWVFLVTWLPIYLKEHKGVEDVDGGRMVTIALAFGMAGQLIGGWLADLSVRTFGLRWGRVLPMSASGLLAGSAYLVCLRMDSAWGVVACCAVVSFAVDMGNPAIWAFMQDVGGRATAAAFGWGNMWGNLGASAMSMLVPELMKLGQSGEAGQRIVFMVCAGALFTYSVLALGLDATKPVLGAPKP